The Rhizosphaericola mali genome has a window encoding:
- a CDS encoding peptidase domain-containing ABC transporter, whose amino-acid sequence MQILPFFSQHDSIDCGPTCLKMIAKYYGKEYALEYLRDLCFINKEGVSLLNINDAAESLGFRTMMAYLHLDQLTNDSPLPCILHWNQNHFVVLYKIKNKFVIGDPAHGIIKVDKNTFLSSWISTSADKGTVLLLEPTTNFYLNKDKKENKTRFSFLIQYLKPFRNYIFQIFLGMLATSFISLLFPFLTQLLIDEGVENKNKSIIILVLLSQLLLFIGNMVIDIIRGWLILHINTRISLNIISDFLIKLLKLPIKFFDTKAVGDISQRINDYHRIESFLSGNMLSSIFSILNILVFSIIIAFYNWIIFWVFIIASIIGIIWILLFQKKRKELDYKRFSSNRENQDKLYEMITGMQEIKLYGSETPKRLEWERIQVRYFNLNIKSLTLEQFQQSGFIFFTTLKNIIISFIAANEAVDGSISLGMLLSISYIIGQTNGPIEQLISFIKSAQDARLSMDRLQEIHEKEEEDNSSSKNPNSQIINHDEIKIKNVAYQYGGPKSPFVLRNICVTIPKGKITAIVGTSGSGKSTLMKLLLGFYSPIEGEILIGNKNLKHISPKLWRQEYGTVMQDGYIFFDTIAKNIALDGKEINDFRMQQAVKIANIKDFIESLPLGYTTKIGASGIGISGGERQRILMARAIYKNPNYLFFDEATSSLDATNENIIMSNLSRFFEGRTVIIIAHRLSTVKNADQIIVLEDGNIAEIGTHDTLTKLKGKYFELVKNQLELGQ is encoded by the coding sequence CTTATTTACACCTTGATCAATTAACTAATGATAGTCCATTACCCTGTATATTACACTGGAATCAAAATCATTTTGTTGTTTTATATAAGATTAAAAATAAATTTGTTATTGGGGATCCTGCACACGGAATAATAAAAGTTGATAAAAATACTTTTTTAAGTTCTTGGATATCTACATCGGCGGATAAGGGAACAGTTCTTTTACTTGAGCCTACCACAAATTTTTATTTAAATAAAGATAAAAAAGAAAATAAAACAAGATTTAGTTTTTTAATTCAGTATTTAAAGCCCTTCAGAAATTATATCTTTCAGATTTTTTTGGGTATGCTTGCTACAAGTTTTATCTCTCTTTTATTTCCATTCTTAACACAATTATTAATTGACGAAGGGGTTGAAAATAAAAATAAATCAATTATCATTCTAGTCTTACTCTCCCAACTTTTATTATTTATTGGAAATATGGTGATTGATATTATTAGGGGATGGCTCATTTTACACATAAATACAAGAATTAGTTTAAATATTATTTCAGATTTTTTGATTAAGCTATTAAAACTTCCAATTAAATTTTTTGATACAAAAGCCGTTGGAGATATATCCCAGAGAATTAATGACTACCACCGAATAGAAAGCTTTCTAAGTGGAAATATGCTTTCTTCAATATTTTCCATTTTAAATATTCTAGTCTTTTCTATCATTATAGCGTTTTATAATTGGATTATATTTTGGGTTTTCATAATTGCAAGTATTATTGGAATAATTTGGATCTTACTCTTTCAGAAAAAAAGAAAAGAATTAGATTATAAACGCTTCTCAAGTAACAGAGAAAATCAAGATAAGCTATATGAAATGATAACAGGTATGCAAGAGATAAAGCTATATGGAAGTGAGACGCCGAAACGTTTGGAATGGGAAAGAATACAAGTAAGATATTTTAATTTGAATATAAAAAGTTTGACACTAGAACAATTTCAGCAATCAGGATTTATATTTTTCACCACATTAAAAAATATAATCATTTCTTTTATAGCCGCAAATGAGGCTGTAGACGGAAGTATATCTCTGGGAATGTTATTAAGTATTTCATATATAATTGGTCAAACAAATGGACCAATCGAACAATTGATTTCTTTTATAAAATCAGCTCAAGATGCAAGATTAAGCATGGATCGCCTACAAGAAATTCATGAAAAAGAAGAAGAAGATAATTCTTCTAGTAAAAACCCTAATTCACAAATAATAAATCATGATGAAATCAAGATAAAAAATGTTGCGTACCAATATGGAGGACCAAAATCTCCATTTGTATTAAGAAATATTTGTGTTACAATTCCAAAAGGCAAAATAACTGCAATTGTGGGAACCAGTGGAAGTGGTAAATCAACTCTAATGAAATTATTATTAGGCTTTTATTCCCCAATAGAAGGGGAAATATTAATTGGTAACAAAAATTTAAAACATATTTCTCCAAAATTATGGAGACAAGAATATGGAACAGTAATGCAAGATGGATATATTTTTTTTGATACAATTGCAAAAAATATAGCATTAGATGGAAAAGAAATTAATGATTTTAGAATGCAGCAAGCAGTCAAAATTGCAAATATTAAAGATTTTATTGAAAGTCTGCCACTGGGATATACAACAAAGATTGGAGCATCTGGCATAGGTATTAGTGGTGGAGAACGTCAAAGAATCTTAATGGCTAGAGCAATTTACAAAAATCCAAATTATCTATTTTTTGATGAGGCGACTAGCTCTTTAGATGCAACTAACGAAAATATTATAATGTCCAACCTTTCTAGGTTCTTTGAAGGAAGAACTGTAATTATCATTGCTCACCGTTTAAGTACAGTAAAAAATGCAGATCAAATTATAGTTTTAGAAGATGGTAATATTGCCGAAATTGGCACACACGATACACTTACTAAGCTCAAGGGTAAATATTTCGAATTAGTTAAAAACCAATTAGAGCTAGGTCAATAA